A genomic region of Papaver somniferum cultivar HN1 chromosome 7, ASM357369v1, whole genome shotgun sequence contains the following coding sequences:
- the LOC113298519 gene encoding E3 SUMO-protein ligase SIZ1-like has protein sequence MDLVSSCKDKLGYFRVKELKDVLTHLGLGKQGRKQDLMDRILAAITDDQVTKSKKNSIGKEGIAKIIEDTYRKMQTSGATDLASKGQSDSSFDTAKFKDEVVDSRKIDIKVQCPCGSSLQTESMIQCEDPRCQVWQHIGCVVIPDKPTEGVPPIPPQFFCEICRINRADPFWLTVTYPLPPIKLTALSIPTDGTNPMQNVEKTFQLTRADRDMVQKPEYDVQAWCMLLNDKVIFRMHWPQFSDLQVNGVPVRSINRPGSQLLGANGRDDGPAITTCTREGMNKISLTGCDARIFCLGVRIAKRRTVQQVLNLIPKELDGERFEDAHARVCRCIGGGNDAENADSDSDLEVVADSVTVNLRCPMSGSRIKIAGRFKPCIHMGCFDLETFVELNQRSRKWQCPICLKNYTLEHMIIDPYFNRITAMMGRCGEDVTEIDVRPDGSWRAKNDREHLDLAQWHFPDGSLCIETGKNIKPDLENSKQIKHDGPLEGQSPFKLGIKKNSNGTWEVKKPELLTLSPESQLEEKYDINSGGGIPRSSSGTGSARDVDDRNANRDVGGQFDFLANNGNELDSVSPNFDSAYEVPSAPVGNADIIILSDSDEEMEDLISHGAVFETGQSNACGTSFSVPSLGVPVSYPEDPGLITESALDLLNSNGDEFEMPLWPSVASCTHAGPGFQFFGTETDVSGSLEDVQRTSINCPTSTDGGFSLAPETTLGSAVQISESICHSDTNVNYVLIDNSLTTGEDDPSLQIFLPTHPTASSAPTDARDPPVSTNGIREEDWISLRVGDGVGHDRSAATNGLIAGHESVSKEASLLPSSNDERSDRTTTNQQKSASPFSFPRQARSVRPRLYLSIDSDSD, from the exons ATGGATTTGGTATCAAGTTGTAAG GACAAGTTGGGATATTTTCGGGTTAAAGAGCTCAAGGATGTTCTAACCCATCTAGGTCTTGGAAAGCAAGGAAGAAAGCAGGACTTAATGGACAGAATTTTAGCTGCCATTACAGATGATCAAG TTACCAAGTCTAAGAAGAACTCAATCGGGAAAGAAGGGATTGCCAAAATAATCGAGGACACTTACAG GAAAATGCAGACTTCCGGGGCTACTGATTTAGCCTCTAAAGGACAGAGTGATTCATCATTTGACACAGCAAAGTTCAAGGATGAAGTTGTTGACTCTCGTAAAATAGATATAAAGGTTCAGTGTCCTTGTGGAAGCTCGTTGCAAACTGAGTCAATGATTCAG TGCGAGGATCCACGATGTCAAGTATGGCAACATATTGGTTGTGTTGTTATCCCAGATAAACCCACGGAGGGTGTACCACCAATTCCACCacaatttttttgtgaaatatgTCGTATCAATCGTGCTGACCC GTTTTGGCTGACTGTTACATATCCACTACCTCCTATAAAGTTGACTGCTTTGAGTATTCCAACTGATGG GACAAATCCAATGCAGAATGTAGAAAAGACATTTCAACTGACACGAGCAGACAGAGATATGGTACAGAAACCCGAATATGATGTTCAG GCCTGGTGTATGCTTCTCAATGATAAAGTTATATTTAGGATGCATTGGCCCCAATTTTCAGATCTGCAGGTCAATG GTGTGCCAGTTCGGAGTATCAATAGACCGGGCTCTCAGTTGTTAGGAGCTAATGGTCGTGATGATGGTCCTGCA ATTACGACATGTACGAGGGAGGGGATGAATAAGATCTCTTTGACAGGATGTGATGCTCGCATTTTCTGCTTGGGGGTCAGAATTGCAAAGCGCCGAACAGTTCAGCAG GTTCTCAACTTGATACCAAAAGAGCTGGATGGTGAGCGTTTTGAAGATGCACATGCCCGTGTTTGTCGTTGCATAGGGGGTGGTAATGATGCGGAAAATGCAGATAGTGATAGTGATCTGGAAGTTGTTGCAGATTCAGTTACTGTCAACTTGCGTTGTCCT ATGAGTGGTTCGAGAATCAAGATTGCTGGAAGGTTCAAACCTTGTATTCACATGGGCTGTTTTGACCTTGAAACTTTTGTAGAACTTAACCAAAGGTCTAGGAAG TGGCAGTGCCCCATTTGCCTCAAAAACTACACCTTGGAGCATATGATCATTGACCCGTATTTCAATCGCATCACAGCCATG ATGGGTCGTTGTGGAGAAGATGTAACAGAGATAGATGTCAGGCCAGATGGTTCTTGGCGCGCGAAGAATGACAGAGAGCATTTGGATCTTGCACAGTGGCACTTCCCTGATGGTTCTCTTTGCATTGAGACAGGCAAAAACATTAAACCTGACTTGGAGAACTCAAAGCAGATCAAACATGATGGACCTTTGGAAGGACAAAGCCCTTTTAAATTAGGAATCAAGAAGAATTCAAACGGGACATGGGAAGTTAAGAAACCTGAATTGCTAACTCTCTCTCCTGAAAGTCAGCTAGAAGAGAAATACGATATTAATAGCGGAGGAGGCATTCCTAGGAGCAGCAGTGGTACTGGAAGTGCTAGAGACGTTGATGATCGAAATGCTAATCGAGACGTTGGTGGGCAATTTGATTTCCTGGCCAACAATGGCAATGAGCTTGATTCTGTTTCTCCTAACTTTGACTCGGCCTATGAAGTTCCATCTGCTCCTGTAGGAAATGCAGATATCATCATTCTCAGTGACTCGGATGAAGAGATGGAAGATCTTATTTCTCATGGAGCTGTCTTTGAAACAGGTCAGAGTAATGCCTGTGGTACTTCTTTCTCTGTTCCTTCTCTTGGAGTTCCAGTCTCGTATCCTGAAGATCCAGGTCTTATTACTGAGAGTGCTTTAGATCTTCTAAATAGTAACGGAGATGAGTTCGAGATGCCTCTTTGGCCATCAGTGGCCTCTTGTACTCATGCTGGCCCTGGGTTTCAATTTTTTGGTACTGAGACAGATGTCTCAGGTTCTTTAGAAGACGTTCAGCGAACTTCTATTAATTGTCCCACGTCCACTGATGGTGGCTTCTCGTTGGCTCCAGAGACAACTTTAGGTTCTGCAGTACAAATTTCAGAGTCCATTTGTCATTCAGACACCAATGTCAATTATGTCTTGATTGATAATTCCTTAACGACTGGCGAAGATGACCCTTCTCTGCAAATTTTCCTTCCTACTCATCCAACTGCTTCATCGGCACCGACTGATGCGAGAGACCCACCTGTTTCGACAAACGGTATACGCGAGGAAGACTGGATATCTCTTAGGGTTGGTGATGGTGTTGGTCATGATCGGTCGGCAGCCACAAATGGTTTGATTGCAGGACACGAGTCTGTGTCTAAGGAGG CATCGTTGCTTCCGAGTTCAAATGACGAGAGGTCTGATAGGACGACTACAAATCAGCAGAAATCTGCAAGCCCTTTCTCGTTTCCGCGTCAGGCCCGGTCAGTGCGACCAAGATTATACCTGTCCATTGATTCTGACTCAGATTGA
- the LOC113298520 gene encoding uncharacterized protein LOC113298520, whose product MWQLVVAAAVAGCGMYAQHFLKNVDQATKILVHEEENEFVDPEINESCDDQATKGIYEEENESVDPEISKTCDDPKSSGEQNMVVEKEKGIFRFSSLDPGGSRLGLLKKVGLRKNVGRVSKRRIKVEKYNTCVEEERNKGKKISLHLKKRRTNKNAQRKCGSFSSNGDPSFGWGIGLGIMCMISAGKAEINKMNEAIEETAKVVSNLNSVLSKRKLSRYHENAGYEKVNDGSSKVVEDKNKQPPEIL is encoded by the exons ATGTGGCAACTCGTTGTAGCTGCAGCAGTTGCAGGATGTGGAATGTACGCGCAACATTTTCTTAAAAACGTAGATCAAGCTACGAAAATACTTGTTCATGAGGAGGAGAATGAATTTGTTGATCCTGAGATTAACGAATCCTGTGATGATCAAGCTACTAAAGGTATTTATGAGGaggagaatgaatctgttgatccCGAGATTAGTAAAACCTGTGATGATCCTAAGAGCTCCGGGGAACAAAATATGGTAGTTGAGAAAGAAAAGGGAATCTTTAGGTTTTCTAGTTTAGATCCCGGTGGGTCTAGATTGGGTTTGCTGAAAAAGGTGGGATTAAGGAAAAATGTGGGGAGGGTTAGTAAGAGAAGAATTAAGGTTGAGAAATATAATACTTGTGTGGAGGAGGAGagaaacaaaggaaagaaaatcTCACTTCACTTGAAGAAAAGAAGAACTAACAAGAATGCACAAAGAAAATGTGGATCGTTTTCTTCTAATG GTGACCCATCATTTGGTTGGGGGATAGGTCTTGGGATTATGTGCATGATTTCAGCTGGGAAGGCTGAGATTAACAAGATGAATGAGGCTATAGAGGAAACTGCAAAAGTCGTTAGTAATTTAAATTCTGTGCTCAGTAAAAGAAAACTATCCCGCTACCATGAGAACGCCGGTTATGAAAAAGTAAATGATGGATCCTCCAAGGTAGTGGAAGACAAGAATAAGCAACCACCTGAGATATTGTAA
- the LOC113298521 gene encoding gamma-tubulin complex component 5 has translation MADEVIVNSRHHLTADKALQQVPKDGKKVEVPQSLIKRLSCIFSEGVPFAAPISTLRANEIHLVRGVLQMLQGFCSSLFYWNDKGKYFHFKSGIYLIHLSQASLSEILNQFVYAATCLQLVEIFIKKVQMSSSRSSPTLKAFANSVSAWLKRFRDLALEEEMKVMSSTARTTPSLLGLSNALSSVCSGAEYLWHTVQGAIPSFSLDFESFVPAGEMAVHILDHLYVKLNEVCLVQGGEEEAYHMLLYLLVGSVLPYIEGLDSWLYDGTLDDPFEELFFYANNAIAIDHINQAEFWEKSYLLRSRCRHSGTGLSGTAIGNDGESMVNYNKRISDREPNLTKKNKTTTDLEVCPLFVKDIAKAIVSAGKSLQLIRHTTREYGLPLGSSDTEDVFERPEVGTDTRETHAGTNIAGLTLSEIFFVSLVGLVGDGSHVSKTFGQDDPKKHNIAQTLESYMDKKKFPEENGDIEAVSMFSDKIWCKFLIDAMLQKEMINSDSSKDSDCFQGGNEVEIGGEFIGRPLSILYCPENPVITVCRAFLNNNKEYWGELDVSRNYHLPPLNDGSFRDAIFGGIDGVPSAMKETDFMFGYPFGESEHQRSEDDIRTLGVLYPFPTLLPPFQEDPYISELLPFQRNSTLSSRILNWFQKAKLKDTPLPVVIMQECLIVYIKKQVDYVGKHILLQLMNGWRLMDELGVLRAIFLLGSGDLLQQFLIVLFDKLDKGESWDDEFELNGVLQESIRNSADGMLLSAPDSLVLSITKQDAADGDDKNTNFSHASNNLKGRNQFFGIDALDMLSFSYKVSWPLELIANSEAIKKYNQVMGFLLKVKRAKFVLDKARRWMWKGRGTSTVNRKHHWLVEQKLLHFVDAFHQYVMDRVFHSAWIELCEGMASAGSLDEVIEVHEAYLLSIQRQCFVVPDKLWMLIANRIKSILRLALEFYSVQQTLSSGGTALAIKARCEMEVDRIEKQFDDCIAFLLRVLSYKLNVGHFPHLADLVTRINYNYFYMSDSGSMLTVPGSETSGSRLGKGFPVRPT, from the exons ATGGCGGACGAAGTTATCGTCAATTCTCGTCATCACTTAACCGCAGATAAAGCTCTGCAACAGGTCCCCAAAG ATGGAAAAAAAGTTGAAGTACCTCAAAGTTTAATCAAACGGCTTAGCTGTATCTTCTCAGAAGGAGTTCCATTTGCAGCGCCTATATCCACATTAAGGGCAAATGAAATTCACTTG gTTAGGGGTGTCCTGCAAATGCTACAGGGGTTTTGCAGTTCTCTATTTTACTGGAATGACAAAGGGAAATATTTCCATTTCAAAAGTGGGATCTACCTAATTCATCTTTCCCAAGCAAGTCTTAGTGAAATTCTCAATCAATTTGTATACGCTGCAACATGTCTACAGTTGGTTGAGATTTTCATTAAGAAGGTGCAGATGTCTTCTTCGAGATCATCTCCTACTTTAAAAGCATTTGCAAATTCTGTCTCAGCATGGCTCAAG AGGTTTCGAGATCTTGCTCTAGAGGAGGAAATGAAGGTGATGAGCTCTACTGCTAGGACCACTCCATCACTTTTAGGACTGTCAAATGCTTTATCAAG TGTGTGTTCTGGAGCCGAATATCTTTGGCATACTGTGCAAGGAGCTATTCCTAGTTTTTCTTTGGACTTTGAGTCATTCGTTCCAGCCGGTGAAATGGCTGTTCATATCCTCGATCATCTATACGTGAAGTTAAATGAAGTTTGTCTTGTGCAAGGTGGCGAG GAGGAAGCGTACCATATGCTACTATACTTACTTGTAGGAAGCGTATTACCGTATATTGAAGGACTTGATTCTTGGCTCTATGATGGAACTCTTGATGATCCATTTGAGGAG CTGTTCTTTTATGCCAACAATGCAATTGCTATCGATCATATAAATCAAGCCGAGTTCTGGGAGAAGAGCTACCTGTTGAGGTCTCGGTGCAGACATTCTGGTACTGGGTTATCTGGAACAGCAATTGGCAATGATGGCGAATCAATGGTGAATTATAATAAGAGAATATCGGATAGGGAACCTAACCttacaaagaaaaacaaaaccacCACGGACCTTGAAGTGTGCCCTCTTTTTGTAAAGGATATAGCGAAAGCCATTGTATCTGCTGGAAAATCGTTACAACTGATTCGGCATACTACCAGAGAGTATGGTTTGCCATTGGGTAGTTCTGATACTGAAGATGTTTTTGAAAGGCCTGAAGTTGGTACCGACACACGTGAGACGCATGCAGGGACAAACATAGCGGGGTTAACTTTATCAGAGATATTCTTTGTGTCATTGGTGGGTCTTGTAGGAGATGGTAGTCATGTCTCTAAGACTTTTGGGCAGGATGACCCAAAGAAACATAATATAGCACAAACATTAGAGTCATACATGGACAAGAAGAAGTTTCCTGAGGAGAATGGTGACATTGAGGCAGTCTCTATGTTTTCAGATAAAATTTGGTGTAAATTTTTAATTGATGCAATGTTACAGAAAGAAATGATTAATTCAGATTCTTCCAAGGATTCTGACTGCTTTCAGGGAGGTAATGAAGTGGAAATAGGTGGGGAATTTATAGGTCGGCCcctttccatattatattgtcCTGAAAATCCTGTCATTACCGTTTGTCGGGCATTTCTCAATAACAACAAAGAATATTGGGGTGAACTGGATGTTTCTAGAAATTACCACCTCCCTCCCTTGAATGATGGGAGCTTTCGGGATGCTATATTTGGTGGAATCGATGGGGTACCTTCTGCAATGAAGGAGACAGACTTTATGTTTGGTTATCCATTTGGTGAATCTGAGCATCAACGTTCAGAAGATGACATAAGAACTTTAGGAGTCTTATATCCGTTTCCGACACTTCTTCCTCCTTTTCAG GAAGATCCCTATATTTCAGAGCTTTTGCCTTTTCAAAGAAATAGCACCCTTTCATCAAGAATTCTTAACTGGTTTCAAAAGGCCAAGCTTAAGGATACACCACTTCCTGTAGTTATTATGCAGGAATGCCTTATTGTTTATATCAAGAAACAG GTGGATTATGTTGGCAAGCATATCTTGCTCCAACTGATGAATGGTTGGAGATTGATGGATGAACTCGGAGTATTACGTGCTATATTCTTACTTGGAtcag GTGATCTTTTGCAACAATTCCTTATCGTGCTTTTCGATAAGCTAGACAAGGGGGAATCTTGGGATGACGAGTTTGAGTTGAATGGCGTTCTACAG GAATCCATCAGAAACTCTGCTGATGGCATGCTGTTAAGTGCTCCGGATTCTTTGGTTTTGTCGATCACAAAGCAAGATGCTGCTGATGGCGATGACAAAAATACCAATTTCAGCCATGCCTCTAATAATCTCAAGGGCCGCAACCAATTCTTTGGAATTGATGCCCTTGATATGCTTAGTTTCAGTTATAAG GTTTCTTGGCCGCTTGAACTTATTGCCAACTCGGAGGCAATTAAGAAGTATAACCAG GTAATGGGTTTCTTGTTGAAGGTTAAACGGGCAAAGTTTGTTCTTGACAAAGCTCGGAGGTGGATGTGGAAG GGTAGAGGGACTTCAACAGTCAATCGTAAACATCACTGGTTAGTGGAGCAAAAGCTGCTCCATTTTGTTGATGCCTTTCATCAGTATGTGATGGACAGG GTTTTTCATAGTGCCTGGATTGAACTTTGTGAAGGTATGGCATCTGCTGGCTCCCTTGATGAAGTCATAGAAGTGCATGAAGCGTACCTGTTGTCTATTCAACGACAGTGCTTTGTGGTCCCAGATAAGCTA TGGATGTTGATTGCTAATCGGATCAAGAGCATCCTCAGATTAGCCCTTGAGTTTTATTCCGTACAGCAAACACTAAGTAGTGGTGGGACAGCACTTGCTATCAAGGCACGATGCGAAATGGAGGTGGATAGAATTGAAAAGCAGTTCGATGATTGCATTGCCTTTCTACTCAGA GTACTATCCTACAAGCTCAATGTTGGACACTTTCCTCATCTGGCGGATTTAGTTACTAGAATTAACTATAACTATTTCTACATGTCAGATAGTGGGAGCATGCTCACTGTCCCCGGCTCTGAAACTTCTGGTTCTAGACTTGGGAAGGGATTTCCGGTCAGACCTACTTGA